The window CTACCGGAATTATGTGGAACGTCAGAGGTAAAAGCTTTTCTCTGGATGCCGAACATCACAATGCCGAACATCACAATGCTTTAGTACCTGGCAAAAAGCCGTTCCACACCCTGAACCCAGCTTATGCTGAGCTTAAAGATGGCCGACGCATCGTGTACGGAACGATGGGCGGAGAAGGGCAACCGCAAACTCAGGCGTGTTTATTCAGCCGACACATTTATCAGAACATGTCTCTGCAACAAGCGGTGTCTATGCCTCGATGGCTACTGGGCAGAACTTGGGGCGATGCTACGAACAATTTACGACTTGAAGAAGACTTGTACAGCAAATACGGGCAAACATTAACGCAGATGGGCCACCAAGTGACTCAGGTTGAAAACTTGAGTGAGCTGATGGGACACGCGGGAGCAATAACCCTAGATCAGCAAGGACAGGCAGACGCAACGAGTGACCCTCGCAGCGATGGCGATATATTTTTAGGAGAGAGATAATGACAACTCAAACGCTATTTGAAACTTTGAACCCACCACAACGTTTGTTGATGGGTCCTGGCCCAATTAATGCTTATCCACGTGTGCACCAAGCCATTTCACAGGCTTTAATCGGTCAATATGATCCGGTTATGACGGGCTACATGACGCAAGTTCAGTCGCTGTATCGCGGTGTATTCGAAACACAAAACCAACAAACCATGCTGGTTGACGGTACGGCACGTTCAGGTATCGAAGCAGTTCTTGTCTCAGTGATTAAGCCGGGCGATAAAGTACTTATCCCAATTATTGGTCGTTTTGGCCACCTGTTGAGTGAAATCGCGAATCGTGTTGGCGCAACAGTCAAAACCATTGATGTTGAATGGGGCGAAGTGTGTCCACCGGAGCTGGTTGAAAAGGCAATCAAAGAGTTTCAGCCAAAACTTCTGGCAACGGTACAGGGTGATACTTCGACAACCATGAACCAGCCATTGGCAGAGTTTGGTGAAATCTGTAAACGTCACGGTGTGTTGTTCTATTGTGATGCAACCGCATCGATTGCAGGTAATGAACTTAAAGTTGATGAGTGGAACCTTGATGCCGTGTCAGCTGGCCTACAAAAATGTCTTGGCGGACCATCTGGTAGCTCTCCAATTACATTGAGCGATCAATGTGCGGAACTGATCAATCGTCGTAAACACGTAGAAGCGGGTATTCGCGCTGATCACCACACGTCGGGCGAAGAAGAGATCATTCGTTCGAACTACTTCGATTTGTCGATGATCATGGATTACTGGGGCCCTGAACGTCTTAACCACCACACAGAAGCAACCAGTATGCTTTACGCGGCGCGTGAATGTGCACGCATCTACCTTGAAGAAGGCGCTGATAACGTAATTGCTCGCCACAAACAAGCGGGTGATGCAATGGCATGTGGTCTGCGAGCGATGGGTCTAGAGCTGTTTGGTAACCAGAAGTACAAAATGAACAACGTTGTGGGTGTCTACATTCCTAAAGAAGTGGACGGCAATAAAGTACGTCAGGAACTGCTCAATAGCTTTGGTATTGAGATTGGTACGTCATTTGGTCCATTGGATGGAAAAATCTGGCGCATCGGCACAATGGGTTACAACGCACGCCAAGAAGCGGTTTTAACAACACTTGCCGCGCTGGAAGCCATCCTTATCCGTAATAAAGCCAAAATCATTCCAGGCCAAGCAGTGATTGCAGCGATGGAAAAATATGTTTAATGCCATTAAGAGGGTGAATCAAGGATGAGTAAATTGGATGCCCAACGCATTATGGAACGTGCTGACCACTTGGCTACGTTTACCTCGATGCAAGATGGATTAAAACGCACCTACTTATCGCCGGAGCATAAGCAGGCGCACCATCAACTTGGCGAATGGATGCAGCAAGCCGGGCTGGAAACATGGCAGGACAGTGTTGGGAACCAGTGGGGAAGGAAGGTATCTTCCAACCCTACCATGCCAACGCTCATTATCGGCTCTCACAGTGATACGGTTGCGGATGCGGGTAAATATGACGGAAACCTGGGGATACTGGTTGGTATTTCCTCGTTGGAGCAACTCAAGAATGTTGAGCTGCCATTTCATGTCGATGTGGTCGCGTTTGCCGACGAAGAAGGCACTCGCTTCAACAGTACATTGATTGGTTCAAGTGCGGTAGCGGGTGTATTTGACCCAAACTGGCTGTCCCTGAAAGACAACGATGACGTGACAATGTCACAGGCTATGGTTGAATTTGGTCTGTCTCCGCAAGAGGTCGGCAAGGATAGCCGTTCGTCAGATGACGTGATGGCTTACCTGGAAGTGCACATTG is drawn from uncultured Vibrio sp. and contains these coding sequences:
- a CDS encoding alanine--glyoxylate aminotransferase family protein, with translation MTTQTLFETLNPPQRLLMGPGPINAYPRVHQAISQALIGQYDPVMTGYMTQVQSLYRGVFETQNQQTMLVDGTARSGIEAVLVSVIKPGDKVLIPIIGRFGHLLSEIANRVGATVKTIDVEWGEVCPPELVEKAIKEFQPKLLATVQGDTSTTMNQPLAEFGEICKRHGVLFYCDATASIAGNELKVDEWNLDAVSAGLQKCLGGPSGSSPITLSDQCAELINRRKHVEAGIRADHHTSGEEEIIRSNYFDLSMIMDYWGPERLNHHTEATSMLYAARECARIYLEEGADNVIARHKQAGDAMACGLRAMGLELFGNQKYKMNNVVGVYIPKEVDGNKVRQELLNSFGIEIGTSFGPLDGKIWRIGTMGYNARQEAVLTTLAALEAILIRNKAKIIPGQAVIAAMEKYV